One Centroberyx gerrardi isolate f3 chromosome 6, fCenGer3.hap1.cur.20231027, whole genome shotgun sequence genomic region harbors:
- the LOC139931748 gene encoding protein sel-1 homolog 3, protein MDYHRLYKYVCQICLSIQIVWGLDQVILLNPPEEPVSGHLLEVLYSCDKPAVVQLACVLTFDTGTTSTLPLRHWSCVPGNPKIRTLKLSLPDWLVYQADGTVPDSQWVLSCILQVSVRCSGYDDSERSVLAQDVAALQPKPSLSRPLKQHQLCFPWNTQMLRITHRSSKTQCPLEKETVYLLSSIYASTGENFGITKTLNAHSSEVLEVLRLKAISFPWCMFSIWIFVIRHCQDRMCGVFHHLDSQDNYVTPALFLTSSGQLHVQMTGESGESSAFLCPFKVPLSQWCQLNMVLHGRLVTVSMVCMDKEQRTVYSTEHMFRHSVVLDDSEGYFVIGGGKYLRGVEGYYGPSVYYRNRIPPYSMSEVIVPEVIKNVNLTGWLKTCQDFHLELNVKISGYSLKAKQKAESESCTDAYHDWMVKDTLPLKLQSEPWEASVPQRRHAAKLAKLLAFKHGGRTVSLAAVGRALYSLALHKLGKASSIGAVSRILPLLLQAGCLAENQALHLSSVLYSAGLGVKKQPNKAWLLTLLAAQKDYRLALLHLGHLHHQGDHGIPPDPDLAYAYYANIAKQTTSDRHNPSPNQTFVESVYLNNEEVLNLQTSENHHIFHWLKLQAGNGAAEAEQAIGRMLFWGQQGVSPNIQRAVRHYKRGAVQLEDPVAMYNYAIVLMQGHGVKQDVPRSITFLKKAMDQGFAPAINALAWYYEQFERDYERAVQLWEQADLHGSPDAAMNLGVMYSQGLYPGKAADQFMAYKYYLKSAERGHISGAIQLAEMWTTGITGHVERRPSHAVLWAKWAAEHNGYLGSILRKALDSYLKSDMLRSLLYYMIAAESGYAAAQFNVAYLCEQNVGSFLDPAFASDCMWRYYNLTIKSQNPDAYALNRMGDLLYEGQDERQKDLFSAAQMYKLAALRNGPQGWYNLGLLAEEGYRLPLSVLIELGLPELYLADNTLLLSTFYRRCRDSGDTDSYLPCSLALFNVYLQSFQRDYSAAIKFSSAVAVVAAPSILLIILGVLRGRGLSLH, encoded by the exons ATGGATTACCACAGACTGTACAAATATGTCTGTCAGATTTGCCTCAGTATACAG ATTGTCTGGGGTTTAGATCAGGTGATCCTCCTGAATCCTCCAGAGGAGCCTGTATCAGGCCATCTTTTGGAAGTGCTTTACTCTTGTGATAAACCTGCTGTAGTGCAGCTGGCGTGTGTTCTAACTTTTGACACTGGCACAACTTCCACACTTCCGCTAAGACACTGGAGTTGTGTTCCTGGCAACCCCAAAATAAGGACTCTGAAGTTGAGCTTGCCGGATTGGTTGGTGTACCAAGCAGACGGGACAGTTCCTGACTCTCAGTGGGTGCTGAGCTGTATCCTTCAAGTGTCAGTCAGGTGCAGTGGATATGATGACAGTGAGAGGTCCGTCCTGGCTCAGGATGTGGCAGCCTTGCAGCCTAAACCCTCTCTTAGCCGTCCTCTCAAGCAGCATCAACTCTGCTTTCCCTGGAATACACAAATGCTCCGGATAACGCACCGATCTTCAAAGACACAATGCCCACTGGAGAAAG AGACAGTGTATTTGCTGTCCTCAATATATGCTTCAACTGGAGAAAACTTTGGCATCACAAAGACATTGAATGCCCACAGCAGCGAGGTTCTGGAGGTTTTGCGTCTCAAGGCTATCTCTTTTCCATG GTGTATGTTTTCCATCTGGATATTTGTGATCAGACACTGCCAGGACAGGATGTGTGGAGTGTTTCACCATCTTGACTCCCAGGATAACTATGTCACACCAGCACTGTTCCTCACCAGTTCAG GCCAGCTCCATGTCCAGATGACTGGAGAGTCTGGGGAATCCTCTGCATTCCTCTGTCCATTCAAAGTACCTCTAAGTCAGTGGTGCCAACTCAACATGGTGCTGCATGGTAGACTG GTTACTGTCTCCATGGTGTGCATGGATAAGGAGCAGCGAACGGTTTATTCTACAGAACACAT GTTCAGACACAGTGTAGTGTTGGATGACTCAGAAGGATATTTTGTGATTGGAGGAGGGAAATATTTGAGAGGAGTGGAAGGTTATTATGGGCCGTCGGTGTACTACCGCAACAGAATACCTCCTTACAGCATG TCTGAAGTTATTGTTCCAGAAGTTATAAAGAATGTGAACCTGACTGGATGGCTAAAGACCTGTCAAGATTTTCACCTCGAGCTGAATGTGAAAATCAGTGGATATTCACTCAAGGCCAAGCAGAAGGCAGAGTCTG agaGCTGTACTGATGCTTATCATGATTGGATGGTAAAGGATACGCTGCCATTGAAGTTACAGAGTGAACCGTGGGAAGCGAGTGTTCCTCAGAGACGGCATGCCGCAAAACTGGCCAAGTTATTGGCTTTCAAACATG GAGGAAGAACTGTTAGCCTGGCCGCAGTGGGCAGAGCCTTATACTCCTTAGCACTTCATAAGCTGGGCAAAGCGAGCAGCATTGGAGCGGTCAGCAGAATATTACCACTGCTGCTCCAAGCTGGCTGCTTAGCAGAAAACCAAGCCCTGCACTTGTCATCTGTGCTCTACAGCGCTGGCCTGGGAGTCAAGAAACAGCCCAATaag GCATGGCTGCTGACCCTGCTGGCAGCCCAGAAGGACTATAGACTGGCCCTCCTGCATCTTGGGCACCTGCACCACCAGGGAGACCATGGCATCCCACCAGACCCTGACCTGGCCTATGCGTATTATGCTAACATTGCTAAACAGACAACTTCAGACCGTCACAATCCCTCACCCAACCAG aCGTTTGTCGAGTCTGTTTACCTGAACAATGAGGAGGTGTTGAACCTCCAGACCAGTGAGAACCATCATATCTTCCACTGGCTGAAACTGCAGGCCGGAAACGGAGCAGCTGAGGCTGAG CAAGCTATTGGCCGCATGCTGTTCTGGGGTCAGCAGGGAGTGTCTCCAAACATCCAGAGGGCTGTGAGACACTACAAAAGGGGAGCTGTCCAACTGGAGGACCCAGTGGCAATGTACAACTATGCCATAGTCCTAATGCAG GGGCATGGAGTCAAACAGGATGTCCCAAGATCCATCACTTTCCTGAAGAAAGCAATGGACCAG GGCTTTGCACCTGCAATCAATGCCCTTGCCTGGTACTACGAGCAGTTTGAGCGGGACTATGAGCGCGCGGTGCAGCTGTGGGAACAGGCTGATCTCCACGGGAGCCCAGATGCTGCCATGAATCTTGGTGTCATGTACTCCCAAGGCCTGTATCCTGGAAAAGCTGCGGATCAG TTTATGGCCTATAAGTATTATCTGAAGTCTGCGGAGAGAGGGCACATCAGTGGAGCAATCCAACTAGCAGAGATGTGGACCACCGGGATTACCGGCCATGTCGAGAGGCGTCCATCACATGCCGTATT GTGGGCTAAGTGGGCAGCCGAGCACAACGGATACCTGGGCAGCATCTTACGGAAAGCCTTGGATTCCTATCTCAAGAGTGACAT GTTGAGGTCATTGTTATATTACATGATTGCTGCGGAGTCAGGCTATGCGGCGGCCCAGTTCAATGTGGCATATCTATGTGAACAAAATGTG GGAAGTTTTCTGGATCCTGCTTTTGCATCAGATTGCATGTGGAGATATTACAACCTTACAATCAAGAGTCAAAATCCTGACGCCTATG CACTAAATAGAATGGGTGACTTGTTGTATGAGGGGCAGGATGAGAGGCAGAAAGACTTGTTTTCTGCAGCACAGATGTACAAACTGGCAGCACTAAGGAACGGGCCACAG GGATGGTACAACCTTGGGCTCCTTGCTGAAGAGGGTTACAGGCTGCCATTGTCAGTTTTGATTGAACTGGGCCTTCCGGAGCTATACTTGGCAGACAACACCTTGCTTCTAAGTACTTTCTACAGaag ATGCAGAGACTCAGGAGATACAGATTCCTACTTGCCTTGCAGCCTTGCCCTCTTCAATGTTTATCTACAGTCATTCCAAAGGGACTATAGTGCTGCTATTAAG TTCTCCAGTGCTGTTGCAGTAGTTGCAGCTCCGTCGATACTCTTAATCATCCTTGGCGTTCTCAGGGGGCGTGGCTTGTCTCTTCACTAG